One genomic region from Pseudochaenichthys georgianus chromosome 15, fPseGeo1.2, whole genome shotgun sequence encodes:
- the eif3s10 gene encoding eukaryotic translation initiation factor 3 subunit A isoform X3 codes for MPAYFQRPENALKRANEFLEVDKKQPALDVLYDVIKSKKHRTWQKIHEPIMLKYLELCVDLRKSHLAKEGLYQYKNICQQVNIKSLEDVVRAYLKLAEEKTETAKGESQQMVLDIEDLDNIQTPESVLLSAVSGEDTQDRTDRLLLTPWVKFLWESYRQCLDLLRNNSKVERLYHDIAQQAFKFCLQYTRKAEFRKLCDNLRMHLGQIQRHHNQSTAINLNNPESQSMHLETRLVQLDSAISMELWQEAFKAVEDIHGLFALSKKPPKPQLMANYYNKVSTVFWKSGNALFHACTLHRLYHLSREMRKNLTQDEMQRMSTRVLLATLSIPITPERTDIARLLDMDGIIVEKQRRLATLLGLQSPPTRQSLINDMVRFNLLQYVVPEVKELYNWLEVDFHPLKLSGRMTKVLNWVRDQSEKESDLQHYVPHLQGNTILRLLQQVAQIYQSIEFTRLASLVPFVDAFQLERSIVDAARHCDLQVRIDHTSRNLSFGSDLNYSTKEDAPVGPFLQNMPSAQIRNQLTAMSSSLAKAVQVIKPASILQEREEQSQLAMAAYLKNARKDHQRILARRQTIEERKERLESLNIAREKEELELREAEMQKVRKAEEERLRQEAKEREKERIMQEHELIKKKTVRERLEQIKKTELGAKAFKDIDIEDLEELDPDFIMAKQVEQLEKEKRELQERLKNQEKKIDYFERAKRLEEIPLIKQAYEEQRIKDMELWELQEEDRISNMEVEREKALEHKKRMSRMMEDKESFLGKITAARSCVYEEKLKTFEDRLVEERKKRMEERKKQRKEDRRNNFYRQKEEDAQRIHEESLKKEREEAERIENEQREEEDREYQERLRKLEEQERKQRARQQEIEERERRRDEEKRVPAEEKPKDWSEKEVAKDTEKEEGGGGGGGGWRKRTALPDKEKRQEDDNEEKEAPVRRAEGFRRDGEDRAPRRGGFDEDRAPRRAETEDRPIRRGFDDDRGTRRGFEEDRAPRRAFDDDRAPRRGFDDDRSSRRGTDDTWGPRRGGEDEEKGGKRGVEEAPRRGGWREREKAREDSWGPPRDKSREKDDDTEEEPKPSERRPVKEESVWRRPGTEEGGSSWRDSRKETADSDDRRGGREERQIERPREERQIERPRVERQIERQIERPAERQIERQIERPAERQIERPAERQIERPAERQIERPAERQIERPAERQIERPAERPAERQIERPAERQIERPAERQIERPIRESRDEREVRAPPRETEDGASWRRGGEEKREERPKEGETEEEKANARRIKNETDDDGWTTVRR; via the exons ATGCCGGCGTATTTTCAAAGGCCGGAGAATGCTCTGAAACGAGCGAACG AGTTTCTTGAGGTTGACAAGAAGCAGCCAGCTTTGGATGTTTTGTACGATGTCATCAAGAGCAAGAAACATCGAACATGGCAGAAGATCCACGAGCCCATCATGCTCAAATACCTGGAGCTCTGCGTGGATCTTCGCAAGAGCCACCTGGCCAAGGAGGGTCTCTACCAGTACAAGAACATCTGCCAGCAG GTGAACATCAAATCTCTGGAGGATGTGGTTAGGGCTTACCTGAAGCTGGCGGAGGAGAAGACTGAGACCGCTAAGGGGGAGTCCCAGCAGATGGTCCTGGATATTGAGGATCTGGACAACATCCAGACTCCTGAAAG TGTTCTCCTGAGTGCTGTCAGTGGAGAGGACACTCAGGATCGTACCGATCGCCTGCTGCTCACTCCTTGGGTGAAGTTCTTGTGGGAGTCCTACCGCCAGTGCTTGGACCTGCTGAGGAACAACTCCAAGGTGGAGCGCCTGTACCATGACATCGCCCAGCAAG CATTCAAGTTCTGCCTGCAGTACACCCGTAAAGCAGAATTTCGCAAGTTGTGTGACAATCTGCGTATGCATCTGGGTCAGATCCAGCGCCACCACAACCAGAGCACGGCCATCAACCTGAACAACCCGGAGAGTCAGTCCATGCACCTGGAGACTCGCCTGGTGCAGCTGGACAGCGCCATCAGCATGGAGCTCTGGCAG GAAGCATTCAAGGCTGTTGAAGACATCCATGGCCTGTTTGCCCTTTCCAAGAAGCCTCCCAAGCCCCAGTTGATGGCCAACTACTACAACAAGGTGTCGACTGTGTTCTGGAAATCTGGAAACGCTCTCTTCCACGCCTGCACCCTCCACCGGCTCTATCACCTCTCAAGGGAGATGCGTAAGAATCtgacccaagatgagatgcagAG GATGTCCACCAGAGTCCTCCTGGCCACGCTGTCTATCCCCATCACCCCCGAGCGCACAGACATTGCTCGGCTGCTGGACATGGATGGCATCATTGTTGAAAAACAACGCCGGCTGGCCACCCTCCTGGGCCTGCAGTCTCCACCAACCCGGCAGAGTCTCATCAATGACATG GTGAGATTTAACTTGCTGCAGTATGTTGTACCCGAAGTGAAAGAACTGTACAACTGGCTCGAGGTAGACTTTCACCCTCTAAAGCTGAGCGGACGAATGACCAAG GTGCTGAACTGGGTGAGAGACCAGTCTGAGAAGGAGTCTGATCTGCAGCACTATGTCCCTCACCTGCAGGGTAATACCATCCTGAGGCTCCTGCAACAG GTTGCACAGATCTATCAAAGCATCGAGTTCACCCGCCTGGCCTCCCTGGTTCCCTTTGTGGACGCCTTCCAGCTGGAGCGCTCCATTGTGGATGCTGCCCGCCACTGTGATCTGCAG GTCCGTATAGACCACACCTCTCGAAATCTGAGCTTTGGCTCCGACCTGAACTACTCGACCAAAGAAGACGCCCCTGTCGGTCCATTCCTGCAGAACATGCCATCAGCGCAGATAAGGAACCAGCTGACTGCCATGTCTTCTTCTCTGGCTAAGGCCGTCCAGGTCATCAAGCCTGCCTCCATCCTG CAAGAGCGCGAGGAGCAGAGCCAGCTGGCAATGGCTGCCTATCTGAAAAATGCCCGCAAGGATCACCAGCGCATACTGGCTCGCAGACAGACCATCGAAGAGCGTAAGGAGCGCCTGGAGAGCCTGAACATTGCGCGTGAGAAGGAGGAGCTGGAGCTGCGTGAAGCTGAGATGCAGAAGGTTCGCAAGGCTGAGGAGGAGCGACTGCGCCAGGAAGCCAAAGAGAGGGAGAAGGAGCGCATCATGCAGGAGCACGAGCTGATCAAGAAGAAGACAGTCCGTGAGCGGCTGGAGCAGATCAAGAAGACGGAGCTTGGAGCCAAGGCCTTCAAGGAtattgatattgag GACCTCGAGGAGCTGGACCCTGACTTCATCATGGCCAAACAGGTGGAGCAGCTGGAGAAGGAGAAGAGGGAACTCCAGGAGCGCCTGAAGAACCAGGAGAAAAAG ATTGACTACTTTGAGAGGGCCAAACGTCTGGAGGAGATTCCTCTCATCAAACAGGCTTATGAGGAGCAGCGAATCAAGGACATGGAACTATGGGAGCTCCAGGAGGAGGATAGG ATCAGTAACATGGAAGTCGAGCGGGAGAAGGCTCTGGAGCACAAGAAGCGCATGTCCAGGATGATGGAGGACAAAGAAAGCTTCTTGGGCAAAATAACTGCTGCTCGTAGCTGTGTCTATGAG GAAAAACTGAAAACCTTTGAGGATCGCTTGGTGGAGGAGAGGAAAAAGCGCATGGAAGAAAGGAAGAAGCAGCGCAAAGAGGACAGGCGTAACAACTTCTACCGTCAGAAAGAGGAAGATGCTCAGCGTATCCACGAGGAGTCACTCAAGAAAG AGCGTGAGGAGGCTGAACGCATTGAAAATGAGCAGCGAGAGGAGGAGGATCGGGAGTACCAGGAGCGGCTGCGCAAACTCGAGGAGCAGGAACGAAAGCAGCGCGCTCGTCAACAGGAGATCGAGGAGCGGGAACGCCGTCGTGACGAAGAGAAACGGGTCCCAGCCGAGGAGAAACCCAAG GATTGGAGCGAAAAGGAGGTTGCAAAGGACACTGAgaaggaggaaggaggaggaggaggaggaggagggtggaGGAAGCGCACGGCTTTGCCTGACAA GGAAAAGAGACAGGAAGATGACAACGAGGAAAAAGAAGCTCCTGTCAGGCGAGCGGAAGGTTTCCGCAGGGATGGAGAAGACAGAGCACCCCGTCGGGGGGGCTTCGATGAAGACCGAGCCCCCCGCCGTGCCGAAACTGAGGACCGCCCCATACGAAGAGGCTTCGACGATGACCGTGGTACACGTAGAGGTTTCGAGGAGGACCGTGCCCCGAGGCGTGCTTTCGATGATGACCGTGCCCCGAGGCGTGGCTTTGATGACGACAGAAGTTCTCGCAGAGGCACGGATGACACCTGGGGTcccaggagaggaggagaggatgaaGAGAAGGGTGGAAAGAGAGGCGTTGAAGAGGCTCCACGTCGTG GTGGTTGGCGTGAGCGAGAGAAGGCTCGCGAGGACAGCTGGGGTCCTCCCAGGGACAAGTCCAGGGAGAAAGACGATGATACTGAAGAAGAGCCCAAACCAAGCGAGCGGCGTCCAGTCAA AGAGGAGAGTGTCTGGAGGAGACCCGGCACAGAGGAAGGAGGAAGCAGCTGGAGAGACTCTCGAAAAGAGACCGCTGACAGTGATGATCGCCGAGGAGGGCGTGAGGAGCGTCAGATCGAGCGTCCGCGTGAGGAGCGTCAGATCGAGCGTCCGCGTGTGGAGCGTCAGATCGAGCGTCAGATCGAGCGTCCGGCCGAGCGTCAGATCGAGCGTCAGATCGAGCGTCCGGCAGAGCGTCAGATCGAGCGTCCGGCAGAGCGTCAGATCGAGCGTCCGGCAGAGCGTCAGATCGAGCGTCCGGCAGAGCGTCAGATCGAGCGTCCGGCAGAGCGTCAGATCGAGCGTCCGGCAGAGCGTCCTGCTGAGCGTCAGATCGAGCGTCCAGCCGAGCGTCAGATCGAGCGTCCAGCCGAGCGTCAGATCGAGCGTCCGATCAGAGAGAGCCGGGATGAGCGTGAAGTCAGAGCCCCACCCAGAGAAACAGAGGATG GAGCTTCTTGGCGTCGTGGAGGCGAGGAGAAACGGGAGGAGCGTCCCAAAGAGGGTGAGACCGAGGAAGAAAAAGCCAACGCTCGCCGCATCAAGAACGAGACGGATGATGACGGCTGGACCACTGTCCGCCGCTGA